Within Azospirillum thiophilum, the genomic segment GGCACCCAGCTGCGCCGGGTGGCGGAGGCGCTGGCGAAGAACAAGCCCAGCACGGTGATCTGGTGCATGGGCGTCACCCAGCACACGGTCGGCACCGCCAACGTCCGGGCGCTATCGATCCTGCAGCTGGCGTTGGGCAACATCGGCGTGGCCGGCGGCGGCGCCAACATCTACCGCGGCCACTGCAACGTGCAGGGCGCCACCGACTTCGGCCTCGACGTCACCACGCTGCCCGCCTATTACGGGCTGGCCGAAGGCGCATGGAAGCATTTCGCCCGGGTCTGGGACGTCGGGTACGACGATCTCAAGGGCCGCTTCGCCTCCAAGGATCTGATGGAGGCCAAAGGTATCCCGACCACGCGCTGGTTCGACGCCGTGCTGGCCAAGCCGAACGAGATCGACCAGCCGAGCCCCTTGCGCGCCATGATGTGCTTCGGCCATGGCGGCAATACCGTCACCCGCATGCCGGAGATGCTGAAGGGGCTGGAGAAGCTGAGCCTGCTGGTCGTCGCCGACCCGCACCCGACCACCTTCGCGGCGATCAAGGAGCGGCGCAACGGCACCTATATCCTGCCGGCCTGCACCCAGTTCGAAACCGACGGGTCGCGCACCTGCTCCAACCGCTCGATGCAGTGGGGGGAGAGGGTGGTGGAGCCGATCTTCGAATCGAAGGACGACTACACCATCATGTATCTGCTGGCCCGCAAGCTGGGCTTCGCCGACGAGATGTTCAAGCACATCACGGTGGAGGAGACCCGGCCGGTGCCGGAGGACATCCTGCGCGAGATGAACCGCGGCTGCCTGTCGATCGGCGCCACCGGCCAGTCGCCGGAACGGTTGAAGATGCACATGAAGCATCAGGCCGATTTCGACAAGATCACCATGCGGGCATCCGCCGGCCCCTGCGCCGGCGACTATTACGGCCTGCCCTGGCCGAGCTGGGGCCATCCGGAGCTGAAGCATCCCGGCTCGGCGGTGCTCTACGACACATCCAAGCATGTCATGGACGGCGGCGGCGTCTTCCGCGCCCGCTTCGGGGTGGAGCGCAACGGCGTCTCGCTGCTTGCCGACGGCTCCTATTCCAAGGGGTCGGAGATCGAGGACGGCTATCCCGAATTCACCATGGCGGTGCTGAGGAAGCTGGGCTGGGACAAGGACCTGACGCCCGAGGAGATGCGCGTCATCCAGGCCATCGGCGGCGGGGCCGGCAGTGCGGAAATCGACAATGTCAGCTGGCAGACCGACCTGTCGATGGGCATCATCCGGGTGGCGCTGAAGCATGGCTGCGTGCCGCACGGCAACGCCAAGGCGCGCGCCGTCGCCTGGAACCTGCCCGACCCGGTGCCGGTCCACCGCGAGCCGATCTATTCCCCGCGCCCCGACCTGGTGAAGGCCTTCCCGGCGATCGAGGACCGGCGCGACTTCCGGCTGGTCCAGCTCGCCCGCTCGCTGCAGTTCAAGGTGGCGGACAGCGACCTGCGCCAGCGCTTCCCCATGGTGCTGACCTCCGGCCGGCTGGTCGAGTATGAGGGCGGCGGCGAGGAAACCCGGTCAAACCCCTGGCTGGCCGAGCTGCAGCAGTCGATGTTCGCGGAGATCAACAGCAAGGACGCCGAGCGGCTGGGCATCAAGGACGGAGCCTGGATCTGGGTTTACGGGCCGGAGGACGGCGGCAAGGCCAAGGTCAAGGCGCTGGTGACCGAGCGGGTGGGCAGCGGCACGGTGTTCATGCCCTTCCACTTCTCGGGAGTCTGGCAGGGCGAATCCCTGCGCGACAACTACCCGCCCGACACCGACCCCATCGTGCTGGGCGAGCCGGTGAACGGGGTGACGACCTACGGCTACGACCCCGTCACCTTCATGCAGGAAACCAAGGTCACCCTCTGCCGGGTCGAACCGGCATGACGTGCAGGAGCTGAGGAAAGCAATGGCCCGGATGAAGTTCCTGTGCGACGCCGAACGCTGCATCGAATGCAACGCCTGCGTCACCGCCTGCAAGAACGAGCATGAGGTCCCCTGGGGCATCAACCGCCGCCGGCTGGTCACGTTGAACGACGGCAAGCCCGGCGAGCGGTCGATCTCGATGGCCTGCATGCATTGCAACGACCCGCCCTGCGCCGCGGTCTGCCCGGTGGACTGCTTCCTGCAGACCGAGGATGGGGTCGTGCTGCATAGCAAGGACCTGTGCATCGGCTGCGGCTATTGCTTCTACGCCTGTCCGTTCGGAGCGCCGCAGTACCCGCGCACCACCGATTTCGGCAGCCGCG encodes:
- a CDS encoding formate dehydrogenase subunit alpha, whose translation is MLVKRSPNATGKGSGNAFAKASRTARSGLAGALADSLEPGVSRRAFLRRSGIAAGGIAAVGALPGAMIRKAEAGPILPNVELVTRKNVCTHCSVGCTVIAEVQNGVWVGQEPGWESPISQGTHCAKGASVRELTKGTRRVKYPLKLVDGVWQRIGWDQAIEEIGDRLLEIRKASGPDAVFWLGSAKFSNEGAYLYRKLAAFWGTNNVDHQARICHSTTVAGVANTWGYGAMTNSYNDIQNSKALVIVGGNPAEAHPVSMQHMLRGKEHNRAPFIVIDPRFTRTAAHATEYVRIRPGTDIPIAWGLLWHIFENGWEDKEYIRQRVYGMDEIRAEVKKWTPEEVERVTGVPGTQLRRVAEALAKNKPSTVIWCMGVTQHTVGTANVRALSILQLALGNIGVAGGGANIYRGHCNVQGATDFGLDVTTLPAYYGLAEGAWKHFARVWDVGYDDLKGRFASKDLMEAKGIPTTRWFDAVLAKPNEIDQPSPLRAMMCFGHGGNTVTRMPEMLKGLEKLSLLVVADPHPTTFAAIKERRNGTYILPACTQFETDGSRTCSNRSMQWGERVVEPIFESKDDYTIMYLLARKLGFADEMFKHITVEETRPVPEDILREMNRGCLSIGATGQSPERLKMHMKHQADFDKITMRASAGPCAGDYYGLPWPSWGHPELKHPGSAVLYDTSKHVMDGGGVFRARFGVERNGVSLLADGSYSKGSEIEDGYPEFTMAVLRKLGWDKDLTPEEMRVIQAIGGGAGSAEIDNVSWQTDLSMGIIRVALKHGCVPHGNAKARAVAWNLPDPVPVHREPIYSPRPDLVKAFPAIEDRRDFRLVQLARSLQFKVADSDLRQRFPMVLTSGRLVEYEGGGEETRSNPWLAELQQSMFAEINSKDAERLGIKDGAWIWVYGPEDGGKAKVKALVTERVGSGTVFMPFHFSGVWQGESLRDNYPPDTDPIVLGEPVNGVTTYGYDPVTFMQETKVTLCRVEPA
- the fdh3B gene encoding formate dehydrogenase FDH3 subunit beta, whose protein sequence is MARMKFLCDAERCIECNACVTACKNEHEVPWGINRRRLVTLNDGKPGERSISMACMHCNDPPCAAVCPVDCFLQTEDGVVLHSKDLCIGCGYCFYACPFGAPQYPRTTDFGSRGKMDKCTFCAGGPEPDGSVEEYQKYGANRLAEGKLPLCAEMCSTRALMAGDGAVLADIYQERSLRRGYGSGAPGWFTAYGRNDRGQPFAPGGPGGRGGA